One genomic window of Deinococcus arcticus includes the following:
- a CDS encoding cold-shock protein, with protein MAVGKVKWFNAEKGYGFIQTEGSPDVFAHFSAIQASGFKKLNEGDEVEFEIEEGQRGKGPQAKNIVVTKAAPVSEYGGGAGGGSRRNDRW; from the coding sequence ATGGCAGTAGGCAAAGTAAAGTGGTTCAACGCGGAAAAGGGTTACGGCTTCATTCAGACTGAAGGCAGCCCCGACGTCTTCGCGCACTTCAGCGCCATCCAGGCCAGCGGCTTCAAGAAGCTGAACGAAGGCGACGAAGTCGAGTTTGAAATCGAAGAAGGTCAGCGCGGCAAGGGCCCCCAGGCCAAGAACATTGTCGTGACCAAAGCTGCTCCCGTCAGTGAGTACGGTGGCGGCGCTGGCGGCGGCAGCCGTCGCAACGACCGCTGGTAA
- the recO gene encoding DNA repair protein RecO, with product MRSRSANRSGIVIRRRVTPAGDIIVTLLTPQGKLKAIARGGVRGPLSSRLNLFHHVGVQIYQTPGNDLATVQQAVLEGALPSLAQPGRYAFAHLMAEFADALFQEGEFSEQAFELFAGALRGVAHQPDPEWVALVMSYKLLALAGFVPQTARCARCGAPAPAHPDPLGGQLLCARCAALPAYPAEALDFLQGVVRRTVRESMAHPLSAEQRPALWRALERFVTAQVGSVQSWRQLVPTALSA from the coding sequence GTGAGGTCGCGCAGCGCCAACCGCAGTGGCATTGTGATTCGGCGCCGGGTGACCCCGGCGGGCGACATCATCGTGACCCTGCTGACCCCGCAGGGCAAACTCAAGGCCATTGCGCGCGGTGGCGTGCGCGGCCCGCTGTCCAGCCGCCTGAACCTGTTTCACCATGTGGGCGTGCAGATTTACCAGACCCCCGGCAACGACCTGGCGACCGTGCAGCAGGCGGTGCTGGAAGGCGCGCTGCCCAGCCTGGCCCAGCCGGGGCGCTACGCCTTTGCCCACCTGATGGCCGAGTTTGCCGACGCGCTGTTTCAGGAAGGCGAGTTCAGCGAGCAGGCGTTTGAGCTGTTTGCCGGCGCCCTGCGTGGCGTGGCGCACCAGCCCGACCCCGAATGGGTGGCGCTGGTCATGAGTTACAAGCTGCTGGCCCTGGCCGGCTTTGTGCCGCAGACGGCCCGCTGCGCCCGCTGCGGGGCCCCGGCGCCCGCTCACCCCGATCCCCTGGGCGGCCAGCTGCTGTGCGCGCGCTGCGCCGCGTTGCCCGCCTACCCCGCCGAAGCGCTGGATTTCTTGCAGGGTGTGGTGCGGCGCACGGTGCGCGAGAGCATGGCCCACCCCCTGAGTGCCGAGCAGCGCCCGGCGCTGTGGCGCGCCCTGGAACGCTTCGTGACTGCCCAGGTGGGCAGCGTGCAGTCCTGGCGCCAGCTGGTGCCGACCGCCCTGAGCGCCTGA
- a CDS encoding MgtC/SapB family protein, whose amino-acid sequence MMPWTEIAAQLQLLTGLLVAAVLSGLIGWEREAQRAGAGLRTHMLVGVSAALFVVLAESLIRQFGNDHAGVRFDVVGVLAAVVSGVSFLGAGTIFSSGQGRQMHGLTTAASLLATAGVGVACGLHLYVFGLGATLLFLFILRPLHRLAEGGGGRNRETGENS is encoded by the coding sequence ATGATGCCCTGGACAGAAATTGCCGCGCAGTTGCAGTTGCTCACCGGATTGCTGGTGGCAGCGGTGCTCAGCGGCCTGATCGGCTGGGAACGCGAGGCCCAGCGGGCCGGCGCGGGCCTGCGCACCCACATGCTGGTGGGGGTCAGCGCGGCGCTGTTCGTGGTGCTGGCTGAATCCCTGATTCGGCAGTTCGGCAATGACCACGCCGGGGTGCGCTTTGATGTGGTGGGTGTGCTGGCAGCGGTGGTCAGCGGCGTGAGTTTCCTGGGGGCGGGCACCATCTTTTCTTCCGGGCAGGGCCGGCAGATGCACGGCCTGACCACGGCGGCCAGCCTGCTGGCAACCGCCGGAGTGGGGGTGGCCTGCGGCCTGCACCTGTACGTGTTCGGGCTGGGGGCCACGCTGCTGTTTCTGTTCATCCTGCGCCCGCTGCACCGTCTGGCCGAGGGTGGCGGTGGACGCAACAGGGAAACAGGCGAGAACAGCTGA
- a CDS encoding SDR family oxidoreductase — MTEPRPHLPASTPPGLIGVTGAPGNVGTPLVRELLRRGARVRVLARRPEVARRALADVAGQVEFAPLTFGERPTYRAALQGVEKLFVLRPPQLGRVTRDLVPALDVALGAGVTHFALLSLQGAERLTVTPHAQLEAYLRGTGADWTFLRPGFFLQNLTTTHRPELRRGELAVPAGQGRTAFVDVRDVAEAAAAVLTQPGHAGRAYELTGAQALTYGELARIFTEALGRPVHYTDPSPLAFFRLLRARGVAPAQILVMEAIYATARFGLAAHVSEDLPRLLGRPARTAQAFAHDLPHLLQGDTP, encoded by the coding sequence ATGACGGAACCCAGACCGCACCTGCCCGCTTCTACTCCACCGGGCCTGATCGGCGTGACCGGCGCCCCCGGGAACGTGGGCACGCCGCTGGTGCGTGAACTGCTGCGCCGGGGCGCCCGGGTGCGGGTGCTGGCCCGCCGCCCGGAGGTGGCCCGGCGGGCCCTGGCCGATGTGGCCGGGCAGGTGGAGTTCGCGCCGCTGACCTTCGGGGAGCGCCCCACCTACCGCGCGGCCCTGCAGGGCGTGGAGAAGCTGTTCGTGCTGCGCCCACCGCAGCTGGGGCGCGTGACGCGCGACCTCGTGCCCGCGCTGGACGTGGCCCTGGGTGCGGGCGTGACCCACTTCGCGCTGCTGTCGCTGCAGGGCGCCGAGCGCCTGACCGTCACCCCCCACGCGCAGCTGGAAGCGTACCTGCGCGGCACCGGCGCCGACTGGACCTTCCTGCGCCCCGGCTTCTTTCTGCAGAACCTGACCACCACCCACCGGCCCGAACTGCGCCGGGGCGAACTGGCTGTGCCTGCTGGCCAGGGCCGCACCGCCTTCGTGGACGTGCGCGATGTGGCCGAGGCGGCGGCCGCAGTGCTCACCCAGCCGGGGCACGCGGGGCGGGCCTACGAACTGACGGGGGCCCAGGCGCTGACCTACGGCGAACTGGCCCGCATCTTCACGGAGGCGCTGGGCCGTCCGGTGCACTACACCGATCCCTCGCCGCTGGCCTTTTTCCGGCTGCTGCGGGCACGCGGCGTGGCGCCGGCCCAGATTCTGGTGATGGAAGCCATCTACGCCACGGCCCGCTTTGGCCTCGCCGCTCACGTCTCGGAGGACCTACCCCGCCTGCTGGGCCGCCCGGCCCGTACCGCACAGGCCTTCGCCCACGACCTGCCACACCTGCTGCAAGGAGACACCCCATGA
- a CDS encoding 50S ribosomal protein L11 methyltransferase, whose amino-acid sequence MLVYHLPGTFDTRDDHLDLLWQAGATGLEERAGVIRAYFDEQTPLPEAVRDGEWRQEADQDWLAEFKANLRPVAAGRVTIVPPWLRAEVSAPQVPLIIEPGMAFGTGHHATTRLAVEALSALNLNGRTVLDVGTGSGVLAIAAALLGARYALGVDIDPITIPIARENAELNGVPAGRSAFMEGTLGDELPGDVVEDGVYDVLVANLYAELHDLLAGAYVPHLRPGGPLILTGILLGKLPLVRAALAREGFTDVTVREDGEWALVTARAGA is encoded by the coding sequence ATGCTGGTGTATCACCTTCCCGGAACCTTCGACACGCGAGACGATCACCTGGACCTGCTGTGGCAGGCCGGGGCCACCGGCCTGGAGGAGCGCGCGGGCGTGATCCGCGCCTACTTCGACGAGCAGACCCCCCTGCCCGAGGCGGTGCGCGACGGCGAGTGGCGCCAGGAAGCCGATCAGGACTGGCTGGCCGAGTTCAAGGCCAACCTCCGCCCGGTGGCGGCCGGGCGCGTGACCATCGTGCCGCCGTGGCTGCGCGCCGAGGTGAGCGCCCCGCAGGTGCCGCTGATCATCGAGCCGGGCATGGCCTTTGGCACTGGCCACCACGCCACCACCCGGCTGGCGGTGGAAGCCCTGAGCGCCCTGAACCTGAACGGCCGCACCGTGCTGGATGTGGGCACTGGCAGCGGCGTGCTGGCCATCGCAGCGGCGCTGCTGGGCGCGCGCTACGCCCTGGGGGTGGACATTGATCCCATCACCATTCCCATTGCCCGGGAAAACGCCGAGCTGAACGGGGTGCCGGCGGGCCGCAGCGCCTTTATGGAAGGCACCCTGGGCGACGAGCTGCCCGGCGACGTGGTGGAAGACGGCGTGTACGACGTGCTGGTGGCCAACCTGTACGCCGAACTGCACGACCTGCTGGCCGGGGCGTATGTGCCGCACCTGCGTCCGGGCGGCCCACTGATCCTGACCGGCATTCTGCTGGGCAAACTGCCGCTGGTGCGCGCGGCCCTGGCCCGCGAGGGCTTCACGGACGTGACCGTGCGCGAGGACGGCGAGTGGGCACTGGTCACCGCCCGCGCGGGCGCGTGA
- a CDS encoding GntR family transcriptional regulator, giving the protein MTSFERPTLVRDGVYEHLRRAVLDGVLAPGERLGEVELGQQLGVSRTPIREALMRLAQDGLLVAEANKGVRVRLLSAAEARDTYVVREELDGLAAALAAQHHTPADAAALRAALAELHAAPADDYRAQTRLDLAFHRAITHAAQNAALTPLARDLEQRVALIKHQTRTYNAHPQTDAQHAALLDAILARDPGAAREAARLHVRTFAALVPHDLNQSLLIPGSTERSE; this is encoded by the coding sequence ATGACCTCGTTTGAACGCCCCACCCTGGTGCGCGACGGTGTGTACGAACACCTGCGCCGCGCCGTGCTGGACGGCGTGCTGGCCCCCGGCGAACGCCTGGGCGAGGTGGAACTGGGGCAACAACTGGGCGTGTCGCGCACCCCCATCCGCGAGGCACTGATGCGGCTGGCCCAGGACGGCCTGCTGGTGGCCGAAGCGAACAAGGGAGTGCGGGTGCGCCTGCTGAGCGCCGCCGAGGCCCGCGACACCTACGTGGTGCGCGAGGAGTTGGACGGTCTGGCCGCCGCCCTGGCCGCGCAGCACCACACCCCGGCGGACGCCGCCGCGCTGCGTGCCGCCCTGGCCGAGCTGCACGCCGCGCCCGCCGACGACTACCGCGCCCAGACGCGCCTGGACCTTGCCTTTCACCGCGCCATCACGCACGCGGCCCAGAACGCCGCCCTGACACCCCTGGCCCGCGACCTGGAGCAGCGGGTGGCCCTGATCAAACACCAGACCCGCACCTACAACGCCCACCCCCAGACCGACGCGCAGCACGCCGCCCTGCTGGACGCAATTCTGGCGCGCGACCCCGGCGCCGCGCGCGAGGCGGCGCGCCTTCACGTCCGCACTTTCGCCGCCCTGGTGCCCCACGACCTCAATCAGTCGCTGTTGATCCCCGGATCAACCGAGCGAAGCGAGTAG
- the pruA gene encoding L-glutamate gamma-semialdehyde dehydrogenase: protein MIKVQDYRPQSFIDFTQPENVAAYEAALKKVRAELVGKHYPLIIDGERVDTAEKLTSLNPCDTNEVVGTTARATREDAERALQGAWTAFESWKKWDMDARARILLKAAAILKRRRLEACALMSIEVGKNYAEADVEVAEAIDFLEYYARSAMKYAGFGSSETTWFEGEENGLMSIPLGVGVSISPWNFPCAIFIGMAAAPIVAGNCVLVKPAEDAGLIAGFMVDIMLEAGLPAGVLQFLPGVGKDIGEYLTTHAKTRFITFTGSRAVGLHINEVAAKVQPGQKWIKRVVMELGGKDAMIVDETADLDVAVTAAVQGAFGFNGQKCSAMSRLIVVDEVYDAVVGAFVERARALKVGTGEDNANVTAVVNQMSFDKIRGYLELAPREGTVLLGGQAPGECGGKPGYYIEPTIVGDVARDARMAQEEIFGPVVSVLRARDWQDALDIANATEYGLTGGVCSNRRERLEQARNEFEVGNLYFNRKITGAIVGVQPFGGYNMSGTDSKAGGPDYLANFMQLKTVTERW, encoded by the coding sequence ATGATCAAAGTTCAGGACTACCGCCCGCAGAGCTTCATTGACTTCACCCAGCCAGAGAACGTGGCCGCCTATGAGGCCGCGCTGAAGAAGGTGCGCGCCGAACTGGTGGGCAAGCACTACCCGCTCATCATTGACGGCGAGCGGGTGGACACCGCCGAGAAGCTGACCAGTCTGAACCCCTGCGACACCAACGAGGTGGTGGGCACCACCGCCAGGGCCACCCGCGAAGATGCCGAACGGGCCCTGCAGGGCGCCTGGACAGCGTTCGAGAGCTGGAAAAAGTGGGATATGGACGCCCGCGCCCGCATCCTGCTGAAAGCCGCCGCCATCCTGAAGCGCCGCCGCCTGGAAGCCTGCGCCCTGATGAGCATCGAGGTGGGTAAGAACTACGCCGAGGCCGATGTGGAGGTGGCCGAGGCCATTGATTTCCTGGAGTACTACGCCCGCAGCGCCATGAAGTACGCCGGGTTTGGCAGCAGCGAAACCACATGGTTCGAGGGCGAGGAAAACGGCCTGATGTCCATTCCGCTGGGCGTGGGCGTAAGCATCAGCCCCTGGAATTTTCCCTGCGCCATCTTTATCGGCATGGCAGCCGCGCCCATCGTGGCGGGCAACTGCGTGCTGGTCAAACCCGCCGAGGACGCCGGGCTGATTGCCGGGTTCATGGTGGACATCATGCTTGAAGCCGGGCTGCCCGCCGGGGTGCTGCAGTTCCTGCCCGGCGTGGGCAAGGACATCGGCGAGTACCTGACCACCCACGCCAAAACCCGCTTTATTACCTTTACCGGCAGCCGCGCCGTGGGCCTGCACATCAACGAGGTGGCCGCCAAGGTGCAGCCCGGGCAGAAGTGGATCAAGCGCGTGGTGATGGAACTGGGCGGTAAAGACGCCATGATCGTGGACGAAACCGCCGATCTGGACGTGGCGGTGACGGCCGCCGTGCAAGGGGCGTTCGGCTTCAACGGTCAGAAGTGCAGCGCCATGAGCCGCCTGATCGTGGTGGACGAGGTGTACGACGCGGTGGTGGGTGCTTTCGTGGAGCGCGCCCGGGCCCTGAAGGTGGGCACCGGCGAGGACAACGCCAATGTCACGGCCGTGGTGAACCAGATGAGCTTCGACAAGATCAGGGGCTATCTGGAACTGGCTCCGCGCGAGGGCACCGTGCTGCTGGGCGGCCAGGCCCCCGGCGAGTGCGGCGGCAAGCCGGGCTACTACATTGAGCCGACCATTGTGGGCGACGTGGCGCGGGATGCCCGCATGGCCCAGGAGGAAATCTTCGGGCCGGTGGTGTCGGTACTGCGGGCCAGAGACTGGCAGGACGCCCTGGATATTGCCAACGCCACCGAATACGGCCTGACCGGCGGGGTGTGCAGCAACCGCCGTGAGCGGCTGGAACAGGCCAGAAACGAGTTCGAGGTGGGCAACCTGTATTTCAACCGCAAGATCACCGGCGCCATCGTGGGCGTGCAGCCCTTCGGCGGCTACAACATGAGCGGCACCGATTCCAAGGCGGGGGGGCCGGACTACCTGGCCAACTTCATGCAGCTCAAGACCGTGACCGAGCGCTGGTAA
- a CDS encoding proline dehydrogenase family protein codes for MIDQLYRKAVLTVAGQQAIENVVRARGWGMAQRFVAGETPQTAIAAVQELQQDGILANLDLLGEFIESPEQCTAFADNVLTMIDAAHAAGITPYVSIKLSSVGQGKTVGGEDLGLKNARRIIGRARQFGGFVCLDMEDHPRVDQTLAQFRTLVGEFGHGHVGTVLQSYLYRSEADRAALDDLQPNLRVVKGAYLEPETVAYPDKADVDAAYRRLVYAHMTAGNYVNVATHDERLIDDVKMFALAHGIARDAFEFQMLYGIRRDLQKSLVKDGYRVRAYIPYGRDWYPYFSRRIAETPRNAMFVIRGMLRG; via the coding sequence ATGATTGATCAGCTGTACCGCAAAGCCGTTCTGACCGTTGCCGGTCAGCAAGCCATCGAGAATGTCGTGCGCGCGCGCGGCTGGGGCATGGCCCAGCGCTTCGTGGCCGGCGAGACCCCCCAGACGGCCATTGCCGCCGTGCAGGAACTTCAGCAGGACGGCATTCTGGCCAACCTTGACCTGCTGGGCGAGTTCATTGAGTCGCCCGAACAATGCACCGCGTTTGCCGACAACGTGCTGACCATGATTGACGCGGCCCACGCGGCCGGCATTACGCCCTACGTGAGCATCAAGCTCTCCAGCGTGGGCCAGGGCAAAACCGTGGGGGGCGAGGACCTGGGCTTAAAGAACGCCCGGCGCATCATCGGGCGGGCGCGGCAATTTGGCGGCTTCGTGTGCCTGGATATGGAAGACCACCCCCGCGTGGACCAGACGCTGGCACAGTTCCGCACGCTGGTGGGCGAATTCGGGCATGGACACGTGGGCACGGTGCTGCAAAGCTACCTCTACCGCAGCGAGGCCGACCGCGCGGCGCTGGACGACCTGCAGCCCAACCTGCGGGTCGTGAAGGGCGCGTACCTGGAACCCGAGACGGTGGCCTACCCCGACAAGGCCGATGTGGACGCTGCTTACCGCCGCCTGGTGTACGCGCACATGACGGCTGGCAACTACGTGAACGTGGCCACCCACGACGAACGCCTGATTGACGACGTGAAGATGTTCGCGCTGGCACACGGCATTGCCAGGGACGCCTTTGAGTTCCAGATGCTGTACGGCATTCGCCGCGACCTGCAAAAGAGCCTGGTGAAAGACGGCTACCGCGTGCGCGCCTACATTCCCTACGGCCGCGACTGGTATCCCTACTTCAGCCGCCGCATTGCCGAGACGCCGCGCAACGCGATGTTCGTCATTCGCGGCATGCTCCGGGGCTAA
- a CDS encoding 16S rRNA (uracil(1498)-N(3))-methyltransferase, whose product MVLGPGEARHLHVLRLRPGDEVRVFDGGGQEARATLSELDEGRAVLTLGEAVSGAAETPFPLTLGAALLKGDKLSDVVRAATELGVAQVQLLVTARADVREIGPQKLERLNRVAQEASKQSRRAVVPPVRPPVPLAAFQPAGQVLVAQPGAEARVADVVAWHGPLTVITGPEGGLTDAEVAALSARGAHAVTLGPRILRAETAPVALLGAIAALGQ is encoded by the coding sequence ATGGTGCTGGGCCCGGGCGAGGCCCGCCACCTGCACGTGCTGCGCCTGCGCCCCGGGGACGAGGTGCGCGTGTTCGACGGCGGGGGCCAGGAAGCGCGCGCCACGCTGAGCGAGCTGGACGAGGGCCGCGCCGTGCTGACCCTGGGCGAGGCCGTCAGCGGCGCGGCCGAAACCCCCTTTCCCCTCACGCTGGGGGCCGCGCTGCTCAAGGGCGACAAGCTCTCGGACGTGGTGCGCGCCGCCACCGAACTGGGCGTGGCGCAGGTGCAGCTCCTGGTCACCGCCCGCGCCGATGTGCGCGAAATTGGGCCGCAGAAGCTGGAGCGCCTGAACCGCGTGGCCCAGGAAGCCAGCAAGCAGTCGCGCCGCGCGGTGGTGCCCCCGGTGCGCCCACCCGTGCCCCTGGCCGCCTTTCAGCCAGCCGGACAGGTGCTGGTGGCGCAGCCGGGCGCCGAGGCGCGCGTGGCCGACGTGGTGGCGTGGCACGGCCCACTGACGGTGATTACCGGCCCCGAGGGCGGCCTGACCGACGCCGAGGTGGCGGCCCTGAGCGCACGCGGCGCCCACGCAGTCACCCTGGGGCCCCGCATCCTGCGCGCCGAAACCGCGCCGGTGGCCCTGCTGGGGGCCATCGCGGCGCTGGGACAGTAA